In one window of Streptomyces sp. FXJ1.172 DNA:
- a CDS encoding IclR family transcriptional regulator domain-containing protein, whose translation MAITAQHTTTRRIGMTGRTGGTSHAERVFRVQQAFAQLGGGAQGLAELARASGIDDSAVHRILRSGVVHGTFLQVGRGRYRLGPQAAQLGIEALEHALDDEALRACLDRLRGVADGALVFLYGLSYFGGVQRQAVEMAVGCSDLSEIGLTPRELMFSHRSLRIGASGRTILAHQTEAVQRKVAAERIPDGMGPGAYRDGARMLASLPGIRARGYAVGLQECAAGWDSFAAPVFWGDLVVGAVTLLTPGTLKLEQCRPYITAVCTAAAEVQRLVLAPEPEGVTAKSA comes from the coding sequence ATGGCCATCACTGCACAGCACACCACGACGCGACGGATCGGCATGACGGGGCGCACGGGCGGAACCAGCCACGCGGAGCGCGTGTTCCGGGTGCAACAGGCCTTCGCGCAACTCGGCGGCGGTGCGCAAGGACTGGCGGAGCTGGCGCGTGCTTCGGGGATCGACGACTCCGCCGTGCACCGAATACTGCGCTCGGGTGTCGTCCACGGCACCTTCCTCCAAGTGGGCAGGGGGCGCTACCGGCTGGGCCCGCAGGCGGCTCAGCTCGGCATCGAGGCCCTCGAACACGCCCTGGACGACGAGGCGTTGCGCGCCTGCCTGGACCGGCTGCGCGGGGTCGCGGACGGCGCCCTCGTGTTCCTGTACGGACTGAGCTACTTCGGCGGCGTACAGCGCCAGGCCGTCGAGATGGCCGTGGGCTGCTCCGACCTCTCGGAGATCGGGCTGACGCCACGTGAGCTGATGTTCTCCCACCGCTCGCTGCGGATCGGCGCGTCGGGGCGGACGATCCTCGCGCACCAGACCGAGGCTGTCCAGCGCAAGGTGGCCGCCGAGCGGATCCCGGACGGGATGGGCCCGGGCGCCTACCGCGACGGTGCCCGGATGCTCGCCTCGCTGCCGGGCATCCGGGCGCGGGGCTACGCCGTCGGACTCCAGGAGTGCGCGGCGGGCTGGGACTCCTTCGCCGCGCCGGTCTTCTGGGGCGACCTCGTCGTGGGCGCGGTCACCCTCCTGACCCCGGGGACGCTGAAGCTCGAGCAGTGCCGGCCGTACATCACCGCGGTGTGCACGGCGGCGGCCGAGGTGCAGCGGCTCGTCCTCGCGCCCGAACCGGAGGGTGTCACGGCGAAGAGCGCGTGA